gatcttgagatgaggttGTCCTGCAGAAGGCCGGTGGTCCTTGCTCCAACAACGTGTCCTCAAATGAGACCGAAGGAGAGAGACACGGACCCAGAGGAGGAGCAGTGCGACCAGGAGCTGAGACTGTGTAATGCGGCCACAGGCCCAGGGAACTGGGAGAGCAGGAGGGACCCTCCCTTGGAGCCTCCAGAGGGAGCTCAGCCTTGCTCACACCTGGATTTCAGCCTGTGGGCTCCAGAACTGCAAGAAGATGAACTGCCGCTTTTTGGGGCCCGGTTTGCAGTCCAGCTTTACAGCCACCCCAGACCTGGAAGCAGGCATGTTTGCCGAGCCCCCACCACCCCAGGAGGCTCCCCGTTTGGGGGGCAGGATGAACCCCGCATGCAGGGTGAGGGATGGGCTTGGAGAGGGGACCCCCACAGTCCCTCCGGCTTCTTCTGCCACCCGGCCAGTCCCCAGCTGAGCTCACGCACCGGAAGGCCTGGATGGGTACCTCGACCTTGCGTAACAGGGATCTGAGAAGACAGTCAGGCTCTCAGACAGGGACTGCCTGaggtccctgccccaccccaggccctgggctcccatccccaccccccgtGCCCTTGAGCGCCTTGCCGGCCCAGGCTGCTGGTGTTGGAGGCCCTGACGCCTACCCTGGTTACTGAAGCGGATGATCTTTTCTGGGCCAAGTCCGTGTGATTTGCAGGCTTTGTCGAATCTGTCCAGGAAGCTGGACTTCAGCTCTGGGAACCGTCCTGTGGACAGAAGTTTGGGGccgtgtggggaggggaggcgagGGGAAGGAGGGGCAGGTGTGGGGCACCTGGACGAGGGGGGCCCCCTCCCCACGATGCCACGGGCTGCTTTGGGGGTGGCCTGGCCAGCCCCGCATCTCCCCGGGGACGGGCCGCAGTACCGTAGAGCGCCAGCACTTGTGAGGCCGTCCCGTTCCTGGAGCTCTGCATGTGCAAGATGACGTAACGCTGGTAGTCGGCCTCCAGGATCCGCAGGCTGTTCTCCCCCAGGTCTGCGCAGAAGCTCTGCTCAGGGCCTGCAGCCCCTGGGGCCCGCGCCATGGATTCTCGAGGGTGCAGGGGCCGGCGGGGGCCCCTGATGCTCTAGAGCTCCCCATGTGCGCACCCCCGCTGGCCCTCCCGCCGCCCTTTACAGGCCAGGCCCACCCCTCTTGCTTTGGGGTCAGCTGTAAGGGGGTCCCATAAACTCCTAAATCGGGGCTCACCTGGAGTGGGGCTGTCAGACAAGGGTCCACTTACAGTTGATGGTGTATTCCCCGTTCTTGCCTGTTTTGCCGCAGACCATGGCCACGTCCGTGCACTCTGCATGCAACCTGGAGCCCAGTGGGTGATGCTCACAGCGCAACCCTACCCAATCGCGTGTGACCAGCGCCCctcacccctccccgccccttcAGCATGTCCCCTGaacccctgccccagcctcagcACTCTGCTGCCCACCACCCGGTGCCCCCTGCCCCTCATACAGTGCCCCCTCACCCTCAGCTTGGTCAGGCACCGATCCATATGGATGCGGGCAGGGGTGAGACTGCAGCGGGGCAGGGCGGGCGGGGGCCTCTATGCT
This region of Ovis canadensis isolate MfBH-ARS-UI-01 breed Bighorn chromosome 3, ARS-UI_OviCan_v2, whole genome shotgun sequence genomic DNA includes:
- the LCN9 gene encoding epididymal-specific lipocalin-9; translated protein: MALLLLSLGLGLVCAQDFNPQRIVQRNYDVSKVSGTWYSISMAADNRKRIEEDGDLRIFIESIQVVEDGRLKLSFHFMLHAECTDVAMVCGKTGKNGEYTINYLGENSLRILEADYQRYVILHMQSSRNGTASQVLALYGRFPELKSSFLDRFDKACKSHGLGPEKIIRFSNQDPCYARSRYPSRPSVLEPTG